The Neurospora crassa OR74A linkage group I, whole genome shotgun sequence genome segment TCGAACTCGCCTTTGAGGTCGAGGAACATGAGCTTGTTGCCGGCCCGACGGACAGACTGTACCCGGCCATGAATGATGACCTCTTCGTCGGCATGCTTGCCCATCTCAACATCCTTAAACTTCTCCCGGAAGGTGGGGATCCGCATGGGCGCACCGCCTTCATGGCGAATGCGGGGATACTTGAGGGCATTGGACTGTATCAACTCATGCTGCCGAGCCAGGTGGTAGAAGCGCAGGTACGCCGTGTTACGGGCGCCCActggcttccacttccaggcGTACGGCCGCAGGAACTGAAGACAGGGAGTAGATGAATTCATTATTGCTTCTATTAAGATTGTCATGGATCAGTTAGCATGGCGGGTCGTCTTGGACCAAGAAGAGCTGTTGACAAAAGTGGTGGGGGGAATGGGTAAAAGTTCAGAAATGGAGCATAGTGTGATCATGCACGCGCAAGCGCGTGTCAGTCGCAACGGTTCTAATGTTTTGGCAGATCATCATGAAGAGTAGTACATATGGGCATGTGATTGTATATCGGAAGAACTGTGTGTTGGTAGACTTACAATCATGATGGTTGCCCCAGTGTGTTTTGCCCACCTGGAGCTTGATGTAGAGGCGAAAGATTTGTCTCGACACGGTCCATGCCGCCTTTTATGTCgtactctttttttttttcctgccGCTCGGGCCGTTGTCTGCGAACTCAGCCGAAACTGGAGCGGCTCTATGTAAGAGGGGTCGTGGCCAATCAGAGCCCCCAATTGATCTCACCGAGCGTTATCGGTTCTTCACCTTGTGTCCCGCCTTCTTTACCGAACTTGGGCCTCCCGCTCACCGTGAGAGCGCGGAGGGCCGCAGCCGAGCATTAGCCGCGCCCGTACCGCCTTCTAGGTGAGTGGGTCAATGGGCAGAAAGCGGATCCAAAAGTTCTGTAAGCCAAGAGAGAAGCTGCCTGGAAGCTTGTTGCGCCCGCCCGCGAAAGAGAGTGTCGTCGCTTCGCTGCAACGGAGCCGCTGACATCAACCTACCCGCGACGCATCACCTTCCACGATCCCAAAAAGTAGGTCGCCCCCCCCAAGACCCGGTCCCAGATCTACAACTAACAATACCAAGAACCAAAAGCTCCTCTAAACACCACGAGCTTTGTCCATCCACAGCGGCACTtgaaccttttttttctttctcgagTCCCATCTTACCAAATCCATCCAAAATGTTCGGACTCGGCAGGCCGCAGCCCACTTCGGCCGAGAAGATTGCCGCCGTTGAGAACGAGCTCAAGGTTGTCGCTGAGATGCACTCTCGGTATGTTTTCTTTCCTGCATTCTATACCCCCTTCCCTACCTTTGctttccccctcttcctctctttcttcctctctttcatTGTACCCTTAAACCAaactctcttcttttcccatAAAcccattccttccttccaactCTATCAATCCAACCGTCCCCTACCAATACCCATCATACCCCATCACCATAACCATACCCCCCATGACCATACCCACCGAGGCCACCAACTAACATGACACTCTTCAAACAAACAGCATGGTCAAGATCTGCACCCTCAAGTGCATCGACAAGTCGTACCGCGAGGGCGACCTCAGCAAGGGCGAGTCCGTCTGCCTCGACCGCTGCGCCGCCAAGTTCTTTGAGACGCACCAGAAGATCTCGGACCAGCTGCAGAAGGAGACCCAGGCccgtggtggaggtggcttCGGCATGTAAAACagccttttttttggatTACTGGAACGGGGGAAGGacacgacgacaacaaaacaaaagaataaaaagttATACCCACACCACACCTGCTCGCATTGATCCGGCTTCCCCCAACCCGCCGGCTCTTGGTTCTCGGCAGACAGAGGATAAGCAAGACATGGAGCAGGAGAGGACATGAATAAGGTGCTGGGAGAAgcgggggggagggagggggcgCAGTGTCTATGAAAGAGGGTCGAAGGACTGCGTCCCGTGTATTATAcacctcaacaccatggcATTGTGACTTTGGAGATAGAGGATACTGTGGATAGGGAACAACGCACATATGCGGCAACTGATGGTTGAACATTGACGAGATACTCGATTCAACGACATGTTACGGTTGACCTGTGATGATTATCGATGAACATTGACGGTTCTGGCTGGGCATTCAGCATGATCTGGAAAATCAATGAGAGCAAGGACCAGATACGATTACGAAGCCGTTCGGATGGCATCAAGAGTGAAGACCATGTTCAGTCCCTTCTTCCACGGTCGCCCCATATACTCGATCGGTGTTTCAAGCACCGAAactaactaataaattacctGCTGTAGCTATACCcaactccttccttccccaaTATCTATTGATACCTATGCAAAATCCGGCCTCTTCGACAGCCAAAACCCGGGTATTGTTGGATTCCTGGCTGCAACAGACCGGAAGGTTAACAACACAAAAGAGAGCAACGAACAAGATTATAAACAAatgaaacaaaaaaaaaaaaaggctccGTGCATCCATTCATGACCTCCTACTTCCAGCATCCATACTTTTCTGAGAGAGAACCGACCTATGCGAGCTCCCCCGATATACACAAATGAAGCCGCAAACCACGCGGCACTGACTTCTTTTGTCTCTTCCAGAGACACCTCAATTatccaaaagaaaaaacctaaccatcttcctcaacctGCCACTCTCACCTCctacaaacaaacaacaacaacacactacaaccacaacaaccacctccccaccccaaccactcccctcccaacccccaacaacaccctcGCAATCATCACCACAAACCACACATACCACATAAAGCCCACCAGCACCCACTCAACCGCCAACCACCCGGCTCTCCTCACCCACCTAAAGCGCCTCCGCCGTCTCCTCACCATTCGGTCAATCATATCCACCaccctcttcaccttcaGCCGCTGGTGCGTCATCAGATCGCCGCCGGCGTCATCCGCCTCCTCGGCCGCTCGCCTCGTCATCTCCGTCAGCTCGCCGCTGATTCGGCTCCGCAGCGCTTCGACGCGGTTGGTCATGCGCGGAGCGGTTTGTGTTTGGAAGACGGCCACGGAGGACTGGAATGCCGTTGCAGAGTTTTGGATGGAGGTGGAGAGGATGTTGGCGGCCACGGGGAAGAGATCGATCTGGGCAATGGGGCGGACAAGGAGCTGTTGGCGAGTGGAAGGGTCGGGGGAGAGGGCAACTATGTCTGGCCAGGAGAGACgggagttgttgttgatgtggctactagcggtggtggtgttggcgttCTCGTCATCGGTCTTATTGGAGGCGTTCAAGAGCTTGTCGGCTTTAGCGCGCCTGTCGATTTCCATTGCGTGGATGCCGGAGCTTAGGAGAAGCGCACGTAATCGGGCAATCTCCCGCTTGGAAACGATGGTCTGGGGAGGGACGGGAGTGGCGTTGTTCTCTCGGTCGGCGGCTATGGACCAGCATCCTGCTGAGGCACTGTTGACGAGTTGACGTCCTTTAGCCATGGATAACATGGCGTTCAGACGAGCGTCGGCGTCTTGTACACCACCAACGTCTGTATTGACGCTGCTCTTCCGCGAGCCTTCCACGTCAGGTA includes the following:
- the tim10 gene encoding mitochondrial import inner membrane translocase subunit tim-10; this encodes MFGLGRPQPTSAEKIAAVENELKVVAEMHSRMVKICTLKCIDKSYREGDLSKGESVCLDRCAAKFFETHQKISDQLQKETQARGGGGFGM